The following proteins are encoded in a genomic region of Magnolia sinica isolate HGM2019 chromosome 1, MsV1, whole genome shotgun sequence:
- the LOC131252815 gene encoding cytochrome P450 84A1-like isoform X2 translates to MEPPSLQQHQLAMIFFLFFLPFLYFFYQLLKQYKKRPFPPGPRPLPIIGNMLILDQLTHRGLAKLSDRYGGLLYLRLGFLHTVTISTPEMARQVLQVQDNLFSNRPATIAVRYLTYDRADMAFAHYGPFWRQMRKLCVMKLFSRKRAESWASVRDEVESIVRAVAMRPGSCVNLGENVFSLTRNIIYRAAFGSYSHEGQDELLSILQEFSKLMGAFNIADFIRCFGWFDPQGFNKRLARARGSLDRFIDNIIDEHMEKKKKKTAMANIEEEDTDMVDDLLAFFGNDLQGSLRLTRDNIKAIIMDVIFGGTETVASAIEWAMAELMKHPEEMKKLQDELADVVGLDRKVHESDLDKLTYLKCTVKETLRLHPPIPLLLHETAEDAKIAGYSIPAGTRVTINVWAIGRNRTAWEDPEAFKPYRFAGEGDVDFKGNYFELIPFGSGRRSCPGMQLGLYALELAVAQLVHCFTWSLPDGVKPSELDMSDVFGLTAPRAVRLVAVPSLRLRCSLF, encoded by the exons atggAACCTCCTTCTCTACAACAACATCAGTTAGCCATGATTTTCTTCCTGTTCTTTCTTCCATTTCTCTACTTCTTCTACCAGCTGCTGAAACAGTACAAGAAGCGCCCATTCCCGCCGGGCCCACGTCCTCTGCCGATCATTGGCAACATGCTAATTTTGGACCAGCTGACCCACCGAGGCCTCGCCAAACTCTCCGATCGCTATGGTGGCCTTCTCTACCTCCGCCTCGGCTTCCTCCACACAGTCACCATCTCCACCCCCGAGATGGCCCGTCAGGTCTTGCAAGTGCAGGACAACCTCTTCTCCAACCGCCCTGCCACCATCGCTGTCCGCTACCTTACCTACGACCGTGCCGACATGGCCTTCGCCCACTACGGGCCCTTCTGGCGCCAGATGCGCAAGCTCTGCGTTATGAAGCTCTTCAGCCGCAAGCGCGCCGAGTCGTGGGCGTCTGTCCGGGACGAGGTTGAATCAATCGTCCGAGCTGTTGCCATGAGGCCAGGTTCTTGTGTCAACCTCGGTGAGAATGTCTTCAGCCTCACCCGGAACATCATATACCGAGCGGCTTTTGGATCTTATTCACATGAGGGCCAAGACGAGCTTTTGTCTATCTTGCAGGAGTTCTCTAAACTCATGGGTGCCTTCAATATTGCGGATTTCATTCGTTGCTTTGGTTGGTTCGACCCACAGGGATTTAACAAGAGACTCGCCAGGGCTCGGGGGTCGCTGGACAGGTTCATAGACAATATCATCGATGAACacatggagaagaagaaaaagaagacggCCATGGCGAatatagaagaagaagatactGACATGGTAGACGATCTACTCGCATTCTTTGGCAAT GATCTTCAAGGTTCCTTAAGACTCACAAGAGATAACATCAAGGCTATTATAATG GACGTGATATTTGGCGGCACCGAAACGGTGGCATCGGCCATCGAGTGGGCCATGGCAGAGCTGATGAAGCATCCAGAAGAGATGAAGAAGCTGCAGGATGAGCTTGCCGATGTAGTGGGATTGGATCGCAAGGTGCATGAGAGCGACCTCGATAAGCTGACATACCTAAAATGCACGGTGAAGGAGACACTCCGCCTCCACCCTCCTATCCCTCTCCTCCTCCATGAGACGGCAGAGGATGCGAAGATTGCTGGCTACTCGATCCCTGCCGGCACCCGTGTCACGATCAACGTGTGGGCCATAGGGAGGAATAGGACGGCCTGGGAGGATCCGGAGGCGTTCAAACCGTACAGGTTCGCCGGAGAAGGTGACGTCGATTTCAAAGGGAATTACTTTGAGCTCATACCCTTCGGCTCGGGCCGGCGTTCTTGCCCCGGCATGCAGTTGGGCCTCTACGCCTTGGAGCTGGCGGTGGCCCAGCTTGTCCACTGCTTTACGTGGAGCCTACCGGATGGGGTGAAGCCATCTGAGCTTGACATGAGCGACGTGTTTGGCCTGACGGCACCAAGAGCCGTCCGCCTCGTTGCTGTCCCATCTCTCCGGCTCAGATGCTCTCTTTTCTGA
- the LOC131252815 gene encoding cytochrome P450 84A1-like isoform X1 yields MEPPSLQQHQLAMIFFLFFLPFLYFFYQLLKQYKKRPFPPGPRPLPIIGNMLILDQLTHRGLAKLSDRYGGLLYLRLGFLHTVTISTPEMARQVLQVQDNLFSNRPATIAVRYLTYDRADMAFAHYGPFWRQMRKLCVMKLFSRKRAESWASVRDEVESIVRAVAMRPGSCVNLGENVFSLTRNIIYRAAFGSYSHEGQDELLSILQEFSKLMGAFNIADFIRCFGWFDPQGFNKRLARARGSLDRFIDNIIDEHMEKKKKKTAMANIEEEDTDMVDDLLAFFGNDQGSRTGEADDLQGSLRLTRDNIKAIIMDVIFGGTETVASAIEWAMAELMKHPEEMKKLQDELADVVGLDRKVHESDLDKLTYLKCTVKETLRLHPPIPLLLHETAEDAKIAGYSIPAGTRVTINVWAIGRNRTAWEDPEAFKPYRFAGEGDVDFKGNYFELIPFGSGRRSCPGMQLGLYALELAVAQLVHCFTWSLPDGVKPSELDMSDVFGLTAPRAVRLVAVPSLRLRCSLF; encoded by the exons atggAACCTCCTTCTCTACAACAACATCAGTTAGCCATGATTTTCTTCCTGTTCTTTCTTCCATTTCTCTACTTCTTCTACCAGCTGCTGAAACAGTACAAGAAGCGCCCATTCCCGCCGGGCCCACGTCCTCTGCCGATCATTGGCAACATGCTAATTTTGGACCAGCTGACCCACCGAGGCCTCGCCAAACTCTCCGATCGCTATGGTGGCCTTCTCTACCTCCGCCTCGGCTTCCTCCACACAGTCACCATCTCCACCCCCGAGATGGCCCGTCAGGTCTTGCAAGTGCAGGACAACCTCTTCTCCAACCGCCCTGCCACCATCGCTGTCCGCTACCTTACCTACGACCGTGCCGACATGGCCTTCGCCCACTACGGGCCCTTCTGGCGCCAGATGCGCAAGCTCTGCGTTATGAAGCTCTTCAGCCGCAAGCGCGCCGAGTCGTGGGCGTCTGTCCGGGACGAGGTTGAATCAATCGTCCGAGCTGTTGCCATGAGGCCAGGTTCTTGTGTCAACCTCGGTGAGAATGTCTTCAGCCTCACCCGGAACATCATATACCGAGCGGCTTTTGGATCTTATTCACATGAGGGCCAAGACGAGCTTTTGTCTATCTTGCAGGAGTTCTCTAAACTCATGGGTGCCTTCAATATTGCGGATTTCATTCGTTGCTTTGGTTGGTTCGACCCACAGGGATTTAACAAGAGACTCGCCAGGGCTCGGGGGTCGCTGGACAGGTTCATAGACAATATCATCGATGAACacatggagaagaagaaaaagaagacggCCATGGCGAatatagaagaagaagatactGACATGGTAGACGATCTACTCGCATTCTTTGGCAATGATCAAGGAAGCCGCACTGGCGAGGCTGACGATCTTCAAGGTTCCTTAAGACTCACAAGAGATAACATCAAGGCTATTATAATG GACGTGATATTTGGCGGCACCGAAACGGTGGCATCGGCCATCGAGTGGGCCATGGCAGAGCTGATGAAGCATCCAGAAGAGATGAAGAAGCTGCAGGATGAGCTTGCCGATGTAGTGGGATTGGATCGCAAGGTGCATGAGAGCGACCTCGATAAGCTGACATACCTAAAATGCACGGTGAAGGAGACACTCCGCCTCCACCCTCCTATCCCTCTCCTCCTCCATGAGACGGCAGAGGATGCGAAGATTGCTGGCTACTCGATCCCTGCCGGCACCCGTGTCACGATCAACGTGTGGGCCATAGGGAGGAATAGGACGGCCTGGGAGGATCCGGAGGCGTTCAAACCGTACAGGTTCGCCGGAGAAGGTGACGTCGATTTCAAAGGGAATTACTTTGAGCTCATACCCTTCGGCTCGGGCCGGCGTTCTTGCCCCGGCATGCAGTTGGGCCTCTACGCCTTGGAGCTGGCGGTGGCCCAGCTTGTCCACTGCTTTACGTGGAGCCTACCGGATGGGGTGAAGCCATCTGAGCTTGACATGAGCGACGTGTTTGGCCTGACGGCACCAAGAGCCGTCCGCCTCGTTGCTGTCCCATCTCTCCGGCTCAGATGCTCTCTTTTCTGA